AAGTTTGCCCTCCAGTCATTTTTTGGTATCCTCTCCATAACCCCGATAATATCATCGCCAACAACAAATGCTCTGACATCATTCTCATATTTTACAAACTCCTGGATAAAGATTTCTCTGTTGTGGAATTTAAGGAGTTCGACAATATTCTTTAACTCCTCCCTGCTATTTACTTTTACAACACCATTTCCATAACCGCCATATATTGGTTTGATAACTATTGGAAAATCCATCTTATTTTTTTCCATGGCATTTAGAATCTTCTCAAAGTTATTTGTGTATGTTAAAAATGATTTTGGCATGTATTTTTTTAATTTTAGATAGGTTAGATATTTATTTTGGCATGTATATACTGTTTCTGAGTTATTTATGACATTTAGTCCTTCACTTTCAAAAAACTTCAGTGCATATATTCCCTCAAATAAATAATCCCTTTCAACCCTTGATAGAATTAAATCGTAATGATAATTTTCAATGCCGTTAATAATCTCCCTACTATCAACAAAATCTACCTTCAAATTTCTCTTTTTAAATGCCTCCAAAATTAGTTCATTCTCCAATGTCTTTTTATGTGCGAGGAGTCCAATCATACTCATCCTCATAAAAATCATTATAAAAAATTAAAAAATTAAAATTAAATTAAAAATAAGATTTGGGGTCTGTCCAATGTGAGTATTGGTGAGTAAATACCCATATTGGACTTGGGCGTCATCAGCCACACAAGGGTGTCTCTGCCCCTGTCGTGGACATAAAAACCTAACGGTTTTTAAGTTCTCGTCGCTTCGCTCCGAGATGACCCCAAGCTCCACCCATCTATGTTTTTATCTTTATAAAGTCCTATATAAATATATCGAAAACTCATAAACACACATATCCTCACAAATACTCACAAAAAACTAAACAGTTTCAAACGGCATCTTTTAATTTTATCATCTCATCAAATAAGAACTTAGCATCATGTGGTCCCGGCCCTGCTTCTGGGTGGTATTGGACGCTCCAAATTGGCAAATTCTTGTGCCTTATCCCTTCAACGGTGTTGTCGTTTAGATTTATGTGCATAACTTCAACATCATCAGGGAGAGAGTCCTCTTTCGTAGCAAAACCATGGTTTTGAGATGTTATATAAACTCTACCAGTGGTTAAATCTTTAACTGGTTGGTTTCCTCCTCTATGTCCAAATTTGAGTTTGTATGTTTCCCCTCCTAATGCCAAGGTAATAATTTGGTGACCTAAACAAATTCCAGTTATTGGAATTTGTCCGATAAGTTCTTTTACTGTATTTATGGTTTCTTTAACCCTAACTGGGTCTCCTGGACCGTTGGATACCAAAACGAAATCTGCCTTATATTCTAAAATTTCATCTGCCTTTGTGTTGTATGGAACTTGGATAACTTCACACCCTCTCTCAGTTAAGCACTTTATTATGCTATTCTTAACTCCGCAATCAATTAAGACACATCTTGCCTTTTTCTCTCCAATAGGTTCATTGATTTTTACTTCTTTTGTAGAGACCATTGGAACCAAATCAATTTCCGACAAATCCTTATGCTCTCTTGCTTTTTTCAATAACTCCTCAATATCATCATCACTTATTGGTTCTGATGATGTTTTAATGCAAGCTCTTACAACCCCTTTGTCCCTAATCTTTCTTGTTATAAACCTTGTATCAATATTGGATATGCATGGGATGTCATACTCCTTCAAAAAATCATCCAATTCTCTGCCAGTCAATTCCCTAACAACAAAACCCTCTGCCTTTATGCCATCTGACTCATACCATTCTTTCCTAACTCCATAGTTCCCTTCTAATGGGTATGTCATTGTGACTATTTGTCCCTTATATGAAGGATCTGTCAAAATCTCAACATATCCCGTCATACTTGTGTTAAATACTAACTCTCCCAAAATCTCTCTCTCAGCACCATGACCTTTTCCTTTAAAAACAGTCCCATCCTCTAAAACTAAAACAGCATACATTTTTCCACCAAAGATATTTATTGGGTAGTAATTTTAATAATTTTCATAATTCATAATAACTAATGAATCGATGAAAATTAACTATTTAAATAAGAAGACATTAATCATGAAATCAATACATCTTATCGTTTTTATATTTTTTGTTTGATTATTAATAAATCTTGGAATTGGGTGATAAAAAATGGTTAAGATATTAGTAACAGACCCATTGCATGAGGATGCTATAAAGATTTTAGAAGAAGTTGGTGATGTTGAAATAGCAACTGGCTTAAGCAAAGAGGAATTATTGGAAAAGGTTAAAGATGCAGAAGTTTTAGTTGTCAGAAGTGGGACAAAAGTAACAAGAGAAGTTATTGAAAATGCAGAAAAATTAAAAGTTATAGGTAGGGCAGGGGTTGGTGTTGATAATATTGACTTAGATGCCGCGACTGAGAAAGGGATTATTGTTGTTAATGCCCCTGATGCATCATCAATTTCAGTTGCAGAGCTAACAATGGGTTTAATGCTTGCAGCAGCAAGAAACATCCCACAAGCAACGGCATCATTAAAAAGAGGAGAATGGGATAGAAAGTCATTTAAAGGTATTGAATTGTATGGAAAAACACTTGGAATTGTTGGTTTAGGAAGAATTGGACAACAAGTTGCTAAAAGGGCTCAGGCATTTGGAATGAACATAATTGCTTACGACCCTTACATACCAGAGGAAGTGGCTAACTCACTTGGAATAAAATTGGTTGATTTAAACACACTATGCAAAGAGAGTGATTTCATAACATTACACGTCCCATTAACACCAAAAACAAAACACATGATTGGAAAAGAGCAGATTAACTTAATGAAGAAAAACGCTATAATAGTAAACTGTGCAAGAGGAGGATTAATTGACGAAAAGGCATTGTATGAAGCATTAAAAGAAAAGAAAATAAGAGCAGCAGCACTTGATGTCTTTGAAGAGGAGCCACCAAAAGACAACCCATTATTGACCTTAGATAATGTTATTGGAACTCCACACCAAGGTGCTTCAACAGAAGAGGCACAAAAAAGTGCAGGAACAATAGTTGCTGAGCAGATAAAGAAGGTATTGAAAGGAGAACCTGCTGAAAATGTTGTTAACTTGCCAATGCTTCCTCCTGAAAAGATGAGCAAAATAAAACCATATATGGTATTGGCTGAGAAGTTGGGTAACATAATTATTCAATTACTTGACAAATCTGTGAGAAAAATAGAGATCGTCTATGCTGGAGAATTGGCTAAAGAGAAAACAGATTTAATAAAGAGGGCATTTTTAAAAGGTCTTTTATCACCGATATTACTTGCTGGAATTAACTTAGTTAACGCTCCAGTTATTGCAAAGAATAGAAACATAAAAGTTGTTGAGGGAACATTGTCAGAGAGTGAATATGGAAACGCTATAAAAGTTATTGCAGAAGGGGAGACAGATAAAGTTTCAATCACTGGAACTATTGCAAATGGAAAACCAATGTTATGTGAAATTAATGGATATAAAGTTAACTTCAGCCCAGAGGGAATATTCTGCGTTATAAAGCACATAGATAGACCTGGCACAATTGGAAGAGTTTGCCTAACCCTTGGAGATTATGGAATAAACATTGCTGGAATGCAAGTTGGTAGGGAATCCCCCGGCGGAGAGAGCATTATGTTATTAGATGTTGACCATGTAGTTCCAGAAGAGGTTGTAGAGAAAATAAAGAAACTTGAAAATATAAAGGATATGAAGGTTATCAACTTATAGAGCTTTTTTTAGTTGAATTCTATTTCTTTATTTTTTACTGCAAAAATCTTTTTTAGTCTAAATATTTGAAAGAATAAATTAATAACAAAATGATTGCATTGTTGGTTTTAGTTTTGAAGTATCTTTTTTGTAAAGTAATTACGTTAAAATAGAGTCAAAAATATAGCTGTGTGCGTTAAAATTTGAAATATAATTACAATAAATTCTGTGAAGTTATGGCCATATTTTAAATTTTAAGAAGGAATATTTACTATTTAAAACCCATCGGGTCATAAATAAGTAATAAATTCCGCACACAGCTATAGATACAATTTTTTAATAAAATTAAAAGGATAAACCGGATCTCATTTAGAATTACGCTTAATTTGTCGTTTTTCAGAAATTTTATTTATGCCAAAATATATGAAAAGAATTCCACAAACAACTTATATAGTTGTGTGCGAAATAGTTGAATAATCTATGATTATTCAACTTCCCTGCAACCGAAGGTTGCAGTGGATTTTTAAACTTATTTATATATCAATGAATTTTCAAATAACTTTTATTCTTCCTTAAAATTTGAAATAAGGCATAAATCTTTAAGAATTTACCTACAGTATATTCCAAATTATACGGCAAAACCCAAAGGGTTTTGCCAAATTTTCTAACGCACACGACTATAATTCAACACATAATCAACTTTTGTATGTGTGGGGGTTGGGATTGTGAAATACCTAACTTTAAAGGATGCAGTATTTTTGACAATAACTTCTATCATTGGTGGGGGGATTTTTGTTTTATCTCCATTAACATATTTGATTGCAGGAAAATGTGCAATATATGGGTGGATTTTGGTTTTGATGATAAGTATGGTTTTGGTTTTACCATTTGCATACGCAACAACAAAGATAACCAAAAGTGGGGGACCATATAAATACGTGATGAGAATTTTTGGGAAAAAGGTGGGAACAATTTTTGCATATACACTGTGGTTTGCTGGAGTAACTGCGATCTCAGCAGTTGTATCGTTTTTTAGTATAATATTCAACATCTACTTTAACTTTGAGTATGTAGGTATTGTTTTGGTTATATTTTTAACACTCCTTATTATAAATGGTGTTAAGGTCGTAGGGAACTTTTTAAGAATTTTTGGAACTTTAACAGTAATCACTTTATTGTTTATAATATTTTCAAATAAATTTGATTTATCAGTTTTTGATGCCAAAGTTAATTTGTTTAAGGTTTTGGTAACGAGTTATTTTGGACTTTGGACTATGACGGGTTGGGAAGGGATATCAATACCCTCAGAGGCATTTAAAAATCCAGAAAGGGACATTGGCTATGGCTTGATTATTGGGACATTTATTATCGGAATTTTGTATTTGCTATATACGTTAGTTGTAATCTCATCAAATATAACTTATAGTGAATTGGGGGATGTTATAGGGGCACTAATCGGGAATAATTCCCTCATTTGGGTTTGTATTCTGTTGATAATTGGAGGATGTGTATTTAGCTGGCTTTTTTCCTTAGGTTGGATGCCCTATGCTCTGTCCCATGACAAAATATTCATCCCAAAATTTTCAGATGCATTTGTTAAATTAAGAAAAGGCATTCCCACAAATGGTGTTTTGCTGAATTCGTTTATTATCGCTACCCTCTCTATATATCCATCAAAAACTTTGGTTGATTTGGGGATGTTTCTAACTTTAATATCCTATTTCGTTTTGTATCTCTCTGTTTTTAAGGAAAAGGTATCGGCATTCAAAATAAAGTTCGTATCTTTATTGGCAGCGGTAATAACTTTATTAATCATTGCATTTAGAGTTTATTTGTTATTTAATGGAAAATAATGACCTTAATATCAAAATCATAGAAAAGAAATAAAAGAAAAAATTTCTATCCTTGTTTTAGTAGATTGAGTACTCAAGCCCTTAACTTACTTTCTTTTTAGGAATTTTCAAAACCTACTCGTTACACTCGTAGAAAGCAAGAAAGATTATACAATCTATTTTTAAATCTAACACACAACTATTAACAAAAATCTTAATTCTCCAAACTTATTTAATATATTTTAAAATTAAACCAAACCTAAATTACACAAATATCAACAAATAACTAAAATCTCCTAAAAATCTCAATTTTAATCCGAAAATATCAGAAGAGTTAATTAGAGTTGATTTATAGTCGTGTGCGGAATATATACGGCAAAACCTTTGGTTTTGCCATTAATTTTTTAAATAACTTTAGCCCCCTTAAAATTTGAAATAAGGGATGAATCTTTAAAAATTTATCAGTAGCATATTTCCAACTTCTAACGCACACGACTATAATAAAATTAAGAGGCATTACCAAGTGAAGTGAGGTATAGTCGTTCTACAATTAAATAATGGTTAACATAACTCTAATTTAAATTGGAGTTTTGTTAAACTACCTTAAAATTGAAATTTTATTAGGCGAAAACTCCTGCGGAGTTTTCGCTGCTCGAACCTTCGGTTCGATTAGGCGAAATCAAAGATTTCGCTGCTCAAACCTTCGGTTTGAAGTTGTAAATATGCTATATTTTTTGTAGAACGACTATAATGCATCCCTTTGATGAAATCGAAGCGAAGCTTCGAGCAGTGTCCACTGCAACCTATGGTTGCAGGGAAGTTGAATAACGTAGTTATTCAACTAAATCGAAGATTTCACCTAACCGAACCGTAAGGTTCGATCTGCAAAACCGACAGGTTTTGCTTAACTTTTTAAAAGTTTCATATAGAAGCAAGAAAAGTAAATCAAAAAATCTAATGTCAATATTAAAAATCCAATAATAACATCAAACAAAATAAAAATAATCCTTACCATAATATTAGGATAGCTCAAAATACACAAATGGTGAAAAGATGATTTGTATCGGATTGGAAGGAACGGCAGAAAAAACTGGTGTTGGTGTTGTTACCTCTGATGGGGAAGTCTTATTTAATAAAACTATTATTTACACCCCTCCAAAGCAGGGTATCCACCCAAGGGAAGCCGCAGATCATCATGCTGAGACCTTCCCAAAACTTATAAAAGAAGCGTTTGAGGTTGTTGATAAGGATGAGATTGATTTAATCGCATTTTCTCAAGGCCCAGGATTGGGGCCGTGTTTAAGAGTAACCGCAACAGCGGCGAGAACATTATCATTAGCATTAAAAAAGCCAATTATTGGGGTGAATCACTGCGTTGCACATATAGAGATTGGAAAATTAACTACCGATGCAGAGGATCCATTGACATTATATGTTAGCGGAGGGAACACCCAAGTTATTGCCTATGTATCAAACAAATATAGGGTATTTGGAGAAACATTAGATATTGCAATAGGAAACTGTTTAGACCAGTTTGCAAGATTCTGCAACCTCCCACATCCTGGGGGACCTTATGTAGAGAAACTTGCTGAAAAAGGAGAGAAGCTTATTGATTTGCCATATACTGTCAAAGGTATGGATATTTCATTCTCGGGGCTATTAACTTCTGCAATGAGGAGTTATGAAAGTGGGGAAAGGTTAGAGGACGTATGCTTTTCCCTCCAAGAGATAGCATTTTCCATGCTCACAGAGATAACTGAGAGGGCTTTAGCCCACACAAATAAGCCAGAAGTTATGCTTGTTGGAGGGGTTGCGGCAAATAATCGCCTTAGAGAGATGCTAAAAATAATGAGTGAAGAACAGAATGTTGATTTCTATGTTCCAGAAAAGCAGTTTTGTGGAGATAATGGGGCTATGATTGCTTGGTTAGGGATTTTGCAATATATGAATGGGAAAAGAATGACATTGGAAGAGACAAGAATCATACCAAATTATAGAACAGATATGGTTGAAGTTAATTGGATTAAGGAAATACCAAAAAAGAAAAGAAAAATTCCCCCACACTTAATAGGAAAGGGTGCAGAGGCAGATATTAAAAAGAGCACTTATCTAAATTGGGATGTTGTGATAAAGGAGAGAATTAAAAAAAGTTATAGGATCGAGGAGTTGGATAAATTAATAAGAACAAGAAGAACTGTGAGAGAGGGGAGATTCCTTGCTTTAATAAAGAACTTTGACATCCCTGCCCCTTATGTGTTTGATGTTGATAGAGACAAAGGTATAATAGTTATGAGTTACATACATGGAAAATTGGCAAAGGATGTTATAGAGGAAGGGGATTTGGACTGTTGTTATGAAATTGGGGAAATTGTAGCGAAGTTGCATGAAAACAATATTATACACAATGATTTAACAACATCAAACTTTATTGTTGGGAAAGATGGGAGAACATACATTATTGACTTTGGGCTTGGAAAGTTTTCTGATTTGATTGAGGACAAGGCGGTTGATTTGATTGTTTTAAAGAAGGCGATTTTAACCACACACTACAACAAATTCCAAGAAGTTTGGGAGAAAATCATTGAGGGATATAAAACATATGAACTATGGGAAGAAGTCATTAACCACATGGGAGAAGTGGAAAAAAGAGCAAGATATTTATAAAATGGTGAAAATATGGACTTAAATTTTTTCATCTATTCTTTTACATCATTGTTTATCATTGTTGACCCGATTGGCTTAATTCCAGTATTCCATCTTTTAACATACTACTATTCAAAGGATGAGCAAATAGAAATAATAAAAAGTGCCATTATAACTGCAACAATAACACTATTAATATTTGCGTTCTTTGGAACGTATATTTTTGATTACTTTGGGATAACATTGGACTCATTCAAAGTTGCAGGAGGCTTATTGCTGTTTAAAATTGCATGGGATATGCTCCATGCTGAGATGTCAAAAACAAAACACTCTCCAAGAGAGGAAGTCGATATACGTATGGGGGGCGTTGCAGTAGTTCCATTGGCAATCCCTTTACTTGCAGGGCCTGGAGCTATAACAACAACCATAATTTTAATGGGAAAAGCACAAAATTTGACGGATAAAACAACAGTTATATTGTCGATAATCTCAACTATGATAATCTCTGGTTTAATACTCTCTGCATCAGATATTGTTGTGAAAAAATTAAAGGTATCAGGTATCAATGCAATAGTAAGGATTATGGGGCTTATATTAGCGGCAATATCAGTTCAGATTATATTTAGTGGTGCCTATGGATTAATAAAGGCCATCACTGCATAAAAATTATAGTCGTGTGCGTTAGAAATTGGAAATATACTATTGGTAAATTCTTAAAGATTTATCCATTATTTCAATTTTTTGGCAAAACCTAAAAGGTTTTGCCGTATATTTTAAGGAAGGATAATGATTATTTAAAAATTCATTAATGTATATATATAAGTTTAAAAAATTCCGCACACGACTATATATGTTGTTTGTGGAATTTCTTTCACATATTTCAACATAATAAATTCTTGAAAGAACGATAAATCATGTGTAAAATTTCAAATAAAGCACAATTCTTTCTTTAATTTTAATTATGTATCTGGTTATTTATACCGCAACGACTATAAAAACTAAAAATAAAAATAAAGCCAATCAAAGAAGTAAAAAAACAAAAAATAAAGGGTGATATCTTGATGCACTTGAAAATGACTGTTGGAAAAATTATGCAATCTTTAAATGCATTTAAAGGTTCAAAACCAATATGTGATATAGAGGGTTTGTTGATAGTGAGGGGCGTTTGTAGAGATGAGAATTTTGAAAAATACAACAGCATAAAGGAATACTTAGAGGCAAAATTAAAAGAGAATGGTTTTGAGATTGCTGATGAGGATGATATTGTATTGTTTGTTGAGAGGATAAACAATGTTTTAAAAGAGACAATGGCAAGCCCTGACATGTTTGGATTTGAGGCATTAAAAAAGTCATTTGAAAGCATAGGTTGTGAGTGCGACTATGTTATAGGTAAAAAAGGCAATTTGATGGTTGGTGTAAGTATGTGGTTCGATAAAAATAGAAAAAACCCAAAGTTCGTTGAAGTTGTTGGGTGCTAACTAATTGATTTATAAATTACTTGAACTTTGCAAAGAATTGGATATGAAATTTCATATTAAAAATTGACAATGATTAAATTATAAATTTTAAAATTTTTTTTAGATATTTCCACATTATGCCAACAATAAACCACAAATCCC
The sequence above is a segment of the Methanotorris igneus Kol 5 genome. Coding sequences within it:
- the serA gene encoding phosphoglycerate dehydrogenase, whose translation is MVKILVTDPLHEDAIKILEEVGDVEIATGLSKEELLEKVKDAEVLVVRSGTKVTREVIENAEKLKVIGRAGVGVDNIDLDAATEKGIIVVNAPDASSISVAELTMGLMLAAARNIPQATASLKRGEWDRKSFKGIELYGKTLGIVGLGRIGQQVAKRAQAFGMNIIAYDPYIPEEVANSLGIKLVDLNTLCKESDFITLHVPLTPKTKHMIGKEQINLMKKNAIIVNCARGGLIDEKALYEALKEKKIRAAALDVFEEEPPKDNPLLTLDNVIGTPHQGASTEEAQKSAGTIVAEQIKKVLKGEPAENVVNLPMLPPEKMSKIKPYMVLAEKLGNIIIQLLDKSVRKIEIVYAGELAKEKTDLIKRAFLKGLLSPILLAGINLVNAPVIAKNRNIKVVEGTLSESEYGNAIKVIAEGETDKVSITGTIANGKPMLCEINGYKVNFSPEGIFCVIKHIDRPGTIGRVCLTLGDYGINIAGMQVGRESPGGESIMLLDVDHVVPEEVVEKIKKLENIKDMKVINL
- the carA gene encoding glutamine-hydrolyzing carbamoyl-phosphate synthase small subunit, with amino-acid sequence MYAVLVLEDGTVFKGKGHGAEREILGELVFNTSMTGYVEILTDPSYKGQIVTMTYPLEGNYGVRKEWYESDGIKAEGFVVRELTGRELDDFLKEYDIPCISNIDTRFITRKIRDKGVVRACIKTSSEPISDDDIEELLKKAREHKDLSEIDLVPMVSTKEVKINEPIGEKKARCVLIDCGVKNSIIKCLTERGCEVIQVPYNTKADEILEYKADFVLVSNGPGDPVRVKETINTVKELIGQIPITGICLGHQIITLALGGETYKLKFGHRGGNQPVKDLTTGRVYITSQNHGFATKEDSLPDDVEVMHINLNDNTVEGIRHKNLPIWSVQYHPEAGPGPHDAKFLFDEMIKLKDAV
- a CDS encoding bifunctional N(6)-L-threonylcarbamoyladenine synthase/serine/threonine protein kinase, whose product is MICIGLEGTAEKTGVGVVTSDGEVLFNKTIIYTPPKQGIHPREAADHHAETFPKLIKEAFEVVDKDEIDLIAFSQGPGLGPCLRVTATAARTLSLALKKPIIGVNHCVAHIEIGKLTTDAEDPLTLYVSGGNTQVIAYVSNKYRVFGETLDIAIGNCLDQFARFCNLPHPGGPYVEKLAEKGEKLIDLPYTVKGMDISFSGLLTSAMRSYESGERLEDVCFSLQEIAFSMLTEITERALAHTNKPEVMLVGGVAANNRLREMLKIMSEEQNVDFYVPEKQFCGDNGAMIAWLGILQYMNGKRMTLEETRIIPNYRTDMVEVNWIKEIPKKKRKIPPHLIGKGAEADIKKSTYLNWDVVIKERIKKSYRIEELDKLIRTRRTVREGRFLALIKNFDIPAPYVFDVDRDKGIIVMSYIHGKLAKDVIEEGDLDCCYEIGEIVAKLHENNIIHNDLTTSNFIVGKDGRTYIIDFGLGKFSDLIEDKAVDLIVLKKAILTTHYNKFQEVWEKIIEGYKTYELWEEVINHMGEVEKRARYL
- a CDS encoding MarC family protein, translated to MDLNFFIYSFTSLFIIVDPIGLIPVFHLLTYYYSKDEQIEIIKSAIITATITLLIFAFFGTYIFDYFGITLDSFKVAGGLLLFKIAWDMLHAEMSKTKHSPREEVDIRMGGVAVVPLAIPLLAGPGAITTTIILMGKAQNLTDKTTVILSIISTMIISGLILSASDIVVKKLKVSGINAIVRIMGLILAAISVQIIFSGAYGLIKAITA
- a CDS encoding DUF2120 family protein — encoded protein: MHLKMTVGKIMQSLNAFKGSKPICDIEGLLIVRGVCRDENFEKYNSIKEYLEAKLKENGFEIADEDDIVLFVERINNVLKETMASPDMFGFEALKKSFESIGCECDYVIGKKGNLMVGVSMWFDKNRKNPKFVEVVGC
- a CDS encoding ATP-grasp domain-containing protein, which codes for MIGLLAHKKTLENELILEAFKKRNLKVDFVDSREIINGIENYHYDLILSRVERDYLFEGIYALKFFESEGLNVINNSETVYTCQNKYLTYLKLKKYMPKSFLTYTNNFEKILNAMEKNKMDFPIVIKPIYGGYGNGVVKVNSREELKNIVELLKFHNREIFIQEFVKYENDVRAFVVGDDIIGVMERIPKNDWRANFSLGADVREFKLDNETEELILKCVEKVGADIVGVDVLVCRDKSYILEMNITPQFRGMMKFVDVPNAIVDFCISRIKK
- a CDS encoding APC family permease gives rise to the protein MKYLTLKDAVFLTITSIIGGGIFVLSPLTYLIAGKCAIYGWILVLMISMVLVLPFAYATTKITKSGGPYKYVMRIFGKKVGTIFAYTLWFAGVTAISAVVSFFSIIFNIYFNFEYVGIVLVIFLTLLIINGVKVVGNFLRIFGTLTVITLLFIIFSNKFDLSVFDAKVNLFKVLVTSYFGLWTMTGWEGISIPSEAFKNPERDIGYGLIIGTFIIGILYLLYTLVVISSNITYSELGDVIGALIGNNSLIWVCILLIIGGCVFSWLFSLGWMPYALSHDKIFIPKFSDAFVKLRKGIPTNGVLLNSFIIATLSIYPSKTLVDLGMFLTLISYFVLYLSVFKEKVSAFKIKFVSLLAAVITLLIIAFRVYLLFNGK